Proteins encoded by one window of Primulina huaijiensis isolate GDHJ02 chromosome 1, ASM1229523v2, whole genome shotgun sequence:
- the LOC140989438 gene encoding BTB/POZ domain-containing protein At1g03010-like: MGIATVAEMKPSMSGKRYFRPNSSSKHANEWPISDVSSDLTIEVGTMNFALHKLPLVSRSGRIRKLLVEAKDSKISRLNLSSVPGGSQAFELAAKFSYGVSFEITTSNVAMLRCAAHFLEMTEEFSEKNLEARTEGYLRDVVLPNIPNSISVLHSCESLLPISEEINLVSRIIDSMSNNACKEQLASGLSKLEYNFPSNSDPENTIDWWGKSLTILNLDFFQRVLSAVKTKGLKQDTICRILIKYAQNSLHGLVVKDSQTVKGNVSNFDFQKKQRVVIETAVGLLPTQTRKSTVPMAFLSSLLKSAAAAEASTSCRTDLERRMGLQLDQAILEDILIPVNSHGNNHSHSYDIDLILRIFSIFLNRDEDEDDDGDKQFRDESEMVFGFDSPGSPNQSSIIKVSKLLDNYLAEVSLDSNLTPSKFIALMELLPGHARTVHDGLYRASDMFLKAHPNIKDSERYRICKGIDCQKLSQEACSHAAQNERLPVQMAVQVLYFEQTGLRNAMNGVGGQNHFLFGSMTGQFPLRSGTGSGCISPRDNYASVRRENRELKLEVARMRMRLTDLEKDHVSIKQELVKPHPANRLFKSFTKKLSKINSLFRATEKPIEGKANSESRFVFQKRRCHSIS; this comes from the exons ATGGGTATTGCTACAGTTGCCGAAATGAAGCCAAGCATGTCGGGAAAGAGATACTTTCGTCCCAATTCAAGTTCTAAACATGCTAATgaatg GCCAATATCTGATGTTTCCAGTGATCTAACCATTGAAGTTGGAACGATGAATTTTGCGCTTCACAAA CTCCCTCTAGTTTCTAGAAGTGGAAGAATACGAAAATTATTGGTGGAGGCGAAAGATTCCAAGATATCTAGGCTCAATCTCTCAAGTGTTCCCGGTGGATCACAGGCATTTGAGCTTGCTGCAAAGTTCAGTTATGGAGTGAGTTTTGAGATTACAACATCAAATGTTGCTATGCTTCGGTGTGCAGCGCATTTTCTTGAAATGACTGAAGAGTTTTCTGAGAAGAATCTTGAAGCCAGGACTGAAGGGTACCTCAGGGATGTAGTCCTCCCGAACATACCGAATTCAATATCCGTTCTTCATAGCTGTGAAAGTCTGTTGCCAATATCCGAGGAGATCAATCTTGTTAGCAGGATAATCGACTCAATGTCAAATAATGCATGTAAAGAGCAGCTGGCTTCAGGGTTGTCGAAGCTGGAGTATAATTTTCCTTCAAATTCTGATCCAGAAAATACCATAGATTGGTGGGGAAAGTCGCTCACAATACTGAATCTCGATTTCTTTCAAAGGGTTCTTTCTGCTGTCAAAACTAAGGGCTTGAAACAGGATACTATATGTAGAATTCTGATAAAATATGCTCAGAACTCACTCCATGGCCTTGTGGTAAAAGATTCTCAAACGGTTAAAGGGAACGTCTCGAATTTTGATTTTCAGAAGAAACAAAGGGTGGTTATTGAAACGGCTGTAGGCTTACTGCCAACTCAGACAAGAAAGAGTACAGTTCCAATGGCCTTTCTTTCAAGTTTGTTGAAATCAGCTGCAGCAGCAGAAGCTTCCACATCTTGCAGAACCGATCTTGAAAGAAGGATGGGTCTGCAATTAGACCAAGCGATTCTTGAAGATATTCTGATTCCTGTAAATTCACATGGAAACAATCACAGTCATTCCTATGATATAGATTTGATACTTCGTATTTTCTCCATTTTCTTGAATCGCGATGAGGATGAGGATGATGATGGTGATAAGCAATTTCGGGATGAAAGTGAGATGGTCTTTGGCTTTGACAGCCCTGGATCGCCGAATCAAAGCTCGATCATTAAAGTCTCAAAGCTTTTAGACAATTATCTTGCAGAAGTTTCACTAGATTCAAACTTAACCCCATCAAAATTCATAGCCCTCATGGAACTACTTCCGGGTCATGCCCGTACGGTGCATGATGGACTATACCGAGCCTCAGATATGTTTCTCAAG GCTCATCCCAACATTAAGGACTCGGAACGGTACCGAATTTGCAAGGGGATAGACTGTCAAAAACTCAGTCAAGAAGCCTGCAGTCATGCAGCTCAAAATGAACGGTTACCAGTGCAAATGGCGGTTCAAGTTCTGTACTTTGAACAAACGGGGTTGAGGAATGCTATGAATGGGGTTGGGGGGCAAAACcatttcctctttggctcgatgACCGGACAATTCCCCCTCCGTTCAGGGACAGGGAGTGGATGCATATCGCCAAGAGATAACTATGCATCGGTTAGAAGGGAAAACCGTGAGCTGAAGCTTGAAGTTGCCAGAATGAGAATGAGGCTAACTGATCTTGAAAAAGACCACGTATCGATCAAACAAGAGCTCGTGAAACCGCACCCTGCCAACAGATTATTCAagtcttttacaaaaaaattgagCAAGATTAATTCATTGTTTCGGGCTACAGAAAAGCCCATAGAGGGCAAGGCAAATTCCGAAAGTCGGTTTGTTTTTCAGAAAAGAAGGTGCCATTCGATTTCATAA
- the LOC140969394 gene encoding bidirectional sugar transporter NEC1-like produces the protein MAVVSADHLACAFGILGNVVSFLVYLAPISTFYRIYKKKSTEGFQSIPYAVALFSAMLYLYYAFLKKNVIILITINSVGCVFELSYLTIFMIYATKESKVMFLKFISFIXTMVFGLIIACTHTFSHGQHRVAIVGWICAAFSVSVFAAPLGIMRQVIRTKSVEFMPFSLSFFLTLCAVMWFFYGLLIKDYYIAAPNILGFTFGITQMILYMVYKNPKQQILPHEPKLQDLNITMEFKELDQLQQDSKSESNVQELEIVVIDYYEQVPGIIVVQSKEPNAVI, from the exons ATGGCAGTTGTATCTGCCGATCATCTGGCCTGCGCTTTTGGCATTCTTG GCAACGTTGTGTCGTTCTTGGTTTACTTGGCACCGAT CTCGACGTTTTACagaatatacaagaagaaatcGACGGAGGGATTCCAATCAATCCCTTATGCAGTGGCATTATTCAGTGCCATGCTGTATTTATACTACGCGTTTCTCAAgaaaaatgtgatcattctcatCACCATAAACAGTGTCGGATGCGTTTTCGAACTTTCGTATCTCACGATCTTCATGATATATGCAACAAAGGAATCCAAAG TAATGttcttgaaatttatttcatttatataNACAATGGTATTTGGATTGATCATTGCATGCACGCATACATTTTCTCATGGGCAACATAGAGTGGCGATTGTTGGTTGGATCTGTGCTGCCTTCTCTGTTAGTGTTTTTGCTGCTCCTCTTGGCATCATG aGACAAGTTATAAGAACCAAAAGCGTGGAGTTCATGCCATTTTCGCTCTCTTTTTTCCTCACGCTATGTGCCGTGATGTGGTTCTTTTATGGTCTTTTAATCAAGGATTACTACATTGCC GCACCAAACATTTTAGGGTTTACATTTGGAATCACCCAGATGATTTTGTACATGGTGTACAAGAATCCAAAACAGCAGATTTTACCTCACGAGCCTAAGCTTCAAGATTTGAACATAACCATGGAATTTAAAGAGCTTGATCAACTTCAACAGGATTCGAAATCCGAATCCAACGTTCAAGAACTCGAGATCGTTGTTATTGATTATTATGAACAAGTCCCTGGGATAATTGTAGTCCAGTCTAAAGAACCCAATGCCGTAATATAA
- the LOC140989443 gene encoding uncharacterized protein produces the protein MKKGGGNLERSENRSRKFGGHESINNKKMKKNMQRLGGNGGGLSLESFANAKTRSGSYNPSLIKKQREFYKNAKHLRKFKKSLKQLEQENVPSTTIRPFEGGNEAKEGDNVNRQKKKNTRCAQSLQQLYEQKRGEDEKARAERDAVIQVRKQEIQQVEARRRALKEKMYKKTKSGQPVMKYRIEHLLETIQGSTS, from the exons ATGAAGAAAGGTGGAGGTAATTTGGAACGCAGTGAAAATAGAAGCAGGAAATTTGGCGGTCATGAGTCGATAAATaacaagaagatgaagaagaatatGCAGAGATTGGGTGGCAATGGGGGCGGTCTGTCGTTGGAATCATTCGCGAATGCTAAAACTAGAAGCGGCAGCTATAATCCTTCCTTGATCA AAAAACAAAGAGAATTCTATAAGAATGCTAAACACTTGAGAAAATTCAAGAAGTCCTTAAAGCAGCTAGAGCAGGAGAATGTTCCTTCCACCACCATAAGACCATTTGAG GGAGGAAATGAAGCCAAGGAAGGTGATAATGTTAACCGgcagaagaagaaaaacactCGTTGTGCACAAAGTCTTCAACAACTGTATGAACAGAAGCGTGGGGAGGACGAGAAAGCCAGGGCAGAGCGGGATGCAGTGATTCAGGTAAGGAAGCAAGAGATACAGCAAGTTGAAGCACGAAGAAGAGCTCTAAAGGAGAAAATGTATAAGAAAACGAAGTCAGGCCAACCCGTAATGAAATATCGAATCGAgcatcttctggaaacaattcAAGGTTCCACAAGCTAG